ttttttattgttaaGAAGTTGGGGGTGGCTAGTTAAAAACAGTGTGTGACTAGTTGGCTGCAGATTACTGAAGCTAACTATGGCTCAAATACCTTGTCTTGTGTGACATGCTGTTTGAAGAATAGAACAAAGTTTTCCCTACTATGATGGctcaggagaaggagagaaactaATTTAGCAAGCTTGTGATGAGCCTTGATACTCAGTGAAGTGTTTTCAACAGAATTCAGACACAGACTTTCTTCAGCCTCAGCAACAAAAGGGAGCAGGAGATGCTTCTTTGGGGCTGGAAAAGTGGGCACGCAGAATGCTTTTCATCCTTGTTTGTGCACTTTCTTGGTAGTTAAATCTCAATCTCACTCTGTTTCTAGTGGGTTTAAATCAAAAGAGGGAAGTCTTCTTACAGGCATGTCTTCAGAGCCTCCGAATCTTTGGGATGCACACAAGTCCACCTCCGGTTATAGTTTTCTTTGCCCAGattctctgtgtgcctttgtaCCATTTTCCCAATAGCACTTTTCCCATAATCACAGTCTCCTATGCCTTGTGTATAGTATTGTCAGTCTTTTGTCACTCTAAATTGCTCTAAAGGAAATCAGATGCCACTGAAAGGGGTCGTTGGAACTGTACAAGGTGGCTGTCATTTATTTGCACTACTCTCACTGTGGTTGAAAAACGTATGcttaaaaaaacccaacaaatacCTTATTGACTTGTTTATATTTGCAATCATTAAGAGTTTTTTTAAACtacactcatttattttattttatttgtgtgtgtgtgtgtgtgtgtgtgtgtgtgtgtgtgtgtttgtgtgcaccatggtactgtgtggaggtcaggagacaaatTGCAGgtgttgattctttccttctactacgTGGGTCCCATAGATCAAAGTCAGGTTGTCTAACTTGATGAGAAGTACCTTTACCCAATGAAGCATCTCACTGACTCTATTTGtgacaaatttaataaaaagcagAGCCACCagtgagattgctcagcaggtgAATTCaactgcagcccaggctggtgaCCCAAATACTGTCACCAgaacccacagggtagaaggaggcAGCCGACGCCAGGGAAGTGTACACTGACAGTAGCACGGATGTGTCCACACACGCATAATGCATACAAATGTTTTAAGAAAGCCAGGTCGTCATCGAGGTTGTCTTggtggctggggaggtagctcagtgggggATGTGCTGGtatcaagcatgaggacctgagtcagaTTCCTAGCATTCCTGGAAAGTGCTGGGAATGGCAATCGTACTGGCAGGTGCAGACAGGAGTGCCCTGGGGCTTGCACTAGCAGTTTAGCCAACTGGtaagtttcaggttcagtgagagaccctgtcttgagaaaataagatggagacTGATAGAGAAAGACAACTTGGCATTGATCTCTGGCCGTCACACCACATAGgcacaggcgcgcacacacacacacacacacacacacacacactgcatacataacAACACATTTAGTCTGGTGTGATCTTacaggtctgtaatctcagcacttgggacgcatATACTGTGacactgttttaaaaagcaaagcatagCCATTCTTTGTCCACTGTTGTCCCTCGAGTCTCATCCTGAAGAAGTGCATCCTTGACGTTTCGGTGGTTGTGTTATGGGAAATTACTTTTGGCCGTGGCATGGAAAAGCATAGCTTCACTCTTCCGTCATAGATGCTATCTTCTTGGTTTCTAGTGGTTTTATGGAGAGGCGGAAACTAGTGATGATGCTGACATTCTCACTCTCAAGAAATTCAGAGGGGACCTGGCCTACAGACGGCAAGAATATGAGGTAGGAGTCAACATGTGTAATACTTGATGTGGGCTCTTGTTTTATCAACAATAGCAGGTGTGCCAAGTTAGCAGTGCTTGGTGGAGAGGAATTGGGTCTCCTGTGATGCCTGTGCATAATTTTAGAATCCCAAGTCTTGGTCTTTGCTATGGggtccattttccttttcttctcttttttttttctccataattCCAACCAAAGAATATTATGAGGGTCCCTGTAGGTCTGCTTTCCCAGGCTCTATAGCCACTCATGTGTGAATCTCCAACATGTCACCGAGATGAAATGCCCCAAAATATGCAAGAAAAGGGAAGACTGAACAATTAGATACTCGATTCCTTCATACACATGTCCCATTTCATCTTTGTGCAGCTAGTAATAAGGTATATAGCTGGGTCTGGTGGCATATgtctgtggaggcaggagcaggtgagtttctctgagttcaagtcaattccaggccagctagagttatatatgtctcaacacacacacacacacacacacacacacacacacacacacacacacacacacacttatgtacaGACttaggtatatatgtgtatgtatcatacatatgtatgtgtacatatacatatacataaagttCCAGTAAAACCAGGACTCAAGCCTGTTCTGTTTGCCTCTAGAATGTTCTCTCTCTAATACTATGATAGTTACCATTATTGTAGACATTATAACCTGTAGCCATTATGTCTCTATCTTTTAGAAAAACATTAATAAGTGAAATATTCAGGTCTCCCATAGGTCATTGGAAGGATTGGTTATAATACTATTTTCTGCATAGGAAAAAGTCGTCTCTGCACTGGGTCCTTTCCCTGTTCTTCtttatgtcttcctttcctttttgttattttctttttgtttgtttatttgtttgttttgttttgtttttgagacagggtttctctgtgtagccctgactgtcctggactcactttgtagaccaggctggcctcaaactcacagatctgcctgcctctgcctccctgagtgctgggattacaggtgtgcgccaccacacccagctccctttCTTTTACTAATTGCCAGAAAGCACTGCAGGAATACTCCAGTATCTCCGAACAGTTGCCATCTACCAATTTTGCCACGAAAAGGGATGTCCAAGAAGGCCAGGCTCGGTGTCTGGCTCACCTGGGGAGACACGAGGAGGCGCTGGGGATGGCGGCAGACTTGGTGAGTGGCTCCACTATCTGTTGTCCTACactttcctgtaccaaagacaaaCTTCTTGCTGGAAGTGGAGTTGGTGAGCGGAAACCATCAGCAGTGTCATTATGGAAGCAAAGCTTGGAGCTCTAgatgtgattatttttcttgGAATGCTTTTTCTGCCCTAAGATGAAAATTATTGCCTAAAAATCTGCTTTTCCAAAGTTTTACTTTTATGAGAAATATATACCCAGAGCTGTAGGATCATGAGtgattttgttttagatttttcggatctattttaatttttaattatgtgtgtgtatatatgtgtgtggatccaCGTGTGTGGgtatgggcatgtgagtgcaggtacccgaGGATCccagaggcactggatccccCCGGAGACAGAGTACAGCGGGTCATGAgctacccagtgtgggtgcttggaaccgaACGTGggatctctgcaagagcaacaagtgctttaaTCACCGAGTCATCTCTAGtctccattgttttatttttgcagtacTGGGAAAATCCCTGAGACACATTTAAATGGAATTTAATGGCCAAAGAGGGACAGACCAGCTGCCAAACCCTCGTTTTCAAACCGAGCATAgcagtgtgtgtgcctgcttcaTACTACCACCCACCTGCTTTCCCAGGCCCCACGTGTTTTTGAATAATAGAATGAATTATAGATAGCAGCGGAAGAATGGTAGCATTTGGCAGGGAGAATCCAAACACGATCTGATTAGAAATAAAAGGCataattaaaacaatgtttttatgtGTTGCTTATTTATGTAGGGTGGTGGGGTACATATGCCCCAGCAGTGTGGCAGGTGGAGGGCGAGGGCGAGGGCGAGGGCGGGAGACAGTTGGTGGAAGTTGGTTTTTCCTCCCACCCCACGGTTTCCAgatggaacccaggtcttcaggcttgacagcaagcgcctttacAGACTGCGCTACCTCAGAAGTGCACAGCCTGACTTTAGAGAATGCATTGCTTCACAGGCCTCATCTGTGGCAGGCATGGCACAGCTGTATtcagaatggaacccagggctcttATAGACCttatgtggttttttgtttgtttggttttttttttttttttttttttttttttttttttttgataaggcTAAACTATAAGCAACAGTGTTTGGGTAGGTATGGAATCGCCAAGTAAATTATGTGGGGCTTTGTTTCATGTTTTCCCACTCAGTATAggaatgtgcctgcctctgtgtgtgtgtgtgtgtgtgtgtgcattctgcaGGAAGCTGTGTCAGAGGCTACTTCTATGATGGGCCAGGCACCTAGCTCAGGGACGTCCTTCAAATAAGGACAGGCAGAGGGGAGGAAGCCCTGCTAGGGGAAGGGAGTCCTCCATCTTGTGCTGAGCTCAGAGAGCTGCCAAGTCACGGACCTTCAGCAGCAGGGCCCTCCCGCAATTTTCTAGGTTcattgtttcgtgtgtgtgtgtgtgtgtgtgtgtgtgtgtgtgtacacgtacaacTTGCAGGATATGGTTTGTGACAGGAAATCTGTGGAAGGATTATGTTCACCTGACCCATGTAGCACTTAAAACCACTTCTGGTTCACAGCGCACACCTGGGCCTTCAGGTGCTCCCATTTTTATGTGAAAGCATTTTgcagttaagttttttttttttttttttttgctccttcTCAGGAAAGCAAAGCAACCAACTCAGACCATCTAACCACGGTGCTCTACCTTCACCTGGCTATCTTTTCAAGTTTGCCGAGCTTGGAAAAGATGACCCTCTGCCTGCAAAAACTGATTTCTCTGCACCCTCTCAACCCTTGGAGCTGGTGTAAATTGGCAGAGGCACACCTGAATCCAGGGCCAGATCTGCCAGCGCTGGGTGCGTCACCCCAGGGACAAAGGAGTGTCACCTCAAGTGACAAGGCTATCAGTCCCTCCTTTGTACACTCTGGAACAGGCTGTCTTTTGTGTTTCCCAGTGACCTTGCCTGAGAGTGCACTGCCTACCGTGGGAGCAAGTGGTTGTACTGCGCGGAAGGCTGAGGCGGCTCCAAAGACTGTGCAGAACTGTCTGGCAAAACGGAGACAAGAAGTGTGGATGGAGGCTCGGATGAAAGCGTGCGCCTCTCTGATTCGTGCCAGGTAAGCTGAGTGAGGGCACATCAGCACACAGGGACGAACGTGGACAAAGGctctttgtttttgcctttttttaaagagatgaaagacttcattaaatacattttaaagttggCATACATGCTATGTAGGGAAGGAGGAATACTATGCATGGCTGGTGGGTACCTAGGTACTAGTGTGgggttcaaaaaaaaaacaaaaacaaaaacaaaaaaaaaagcccaagctGGGCCTGgtacacatacctttaatcctagcacctggggaggcagagcaggtagactctgtgagtttgaagccagcttggtctacacagacagttttaggacatccagggctatatgtatagagactctgtctgaaacaaacaaaacaaaaaacatcccaaaacaaaaaccaaaaataacattACCATATGACCAGCTGTGCACTCCCAGACGTATACCTGGAGCAGTCCGAGTCAACACGCCGCAAAGACACTTGTCCATCCTTGTTTCTCACCGCTCTATTTACAGTGGTCAGGAAGTGGACTTGAGGATTTCTAATGTTCTGTTAATACGAGGAAGCCCGTCCACATGGGAGATGAATACTAAACCACAACAGGACACAATGCTGAATCGTTGCGTAATGCTGTTGGCtgggcctggaatcccagcacttgggagactgaaacTGTAGGATCAGGAGCCcagagccagcctggactgcgtagtgagaccttgtcacaagAGAAGGAATCAAAAAGAGTCCCGTAGTTTGAGGCTTGAAGGAGGATGGGTCAGGCCCCTGAAGAACTGAAGGAACCTTCTCTTGTATCTGTCCCATGTGACACcaggaagatgggggaggggcagtgaaaACAGCAAATGGCCACCTCTGGGAGCTTGGGGAGATGGTGCAAGCCAGGGACAGAAATTGCCCAATGGTCactaccctgtcttggaaaaaaaagcaaatgagaaaatgcagCTCTTGTTCTTGCTCGAGATAGAATGGTAAaattgtaaacacacacaaaaatccatgAAGAGCCATTAAAATGTGTATACCATTAAAGGAGAAGAGCCTTTGGAAAGAAGGGCCTTCCTGTTTGTGTCTGGCAGAAATCTGAAAAAAGCCTTCTCTTGTGCTTAGCTCTAATAATGAATACACAATGCTTAGTGCACAGTACCCAGTGCTTAGTACTTAGTCCATGCTGCAGAGCCTTCCCGTGAAGGGGGAATGCCTTTGACTTGATCTGTGATTTGATGAGAACagagaaatttgtttttgtttttttttttaattctggaaaATCCACTGAGACTTaactacaaattaaaaaacaatatttagcAAGTTCTTAATTATCATTGCTtgccactttttgtttgtttgttttatgctcagcttctcactgtgtagctttggctgccgtgaaactcactctgtagaccaggctggcctcagatccgCAATGAacccacctacctacctctgcctcctaagggctggaatcaaaggtgtgtgtgactgtgtcacTTGTATTCAGAAGCACACAGGGTACAAACTGTATGGACTGCGATGGTTCTAGTGAGGCCAGCAGGACTCCCAGCCGCTCAGTGCCTGGCTGCTCGGGGCTTGTGCCCCCTGCCGCCCTATGGCGGAGCTGCTCACACTGAGACTTTCTGGTTTTTCAGGCTCCTGCTTCAGCTCACCCGAACTCAGCAAACATCATTTGCTTTGGAGAAGAACTTGAGAAGCCAGCAGGAAATCGCAGGGAAGGTGAAGGAGTTCAACTTCAGGGAAGACACTTTGCTGCTGATGGAAGCGGTGCGTGTCCCCTCAGATTGGTGCAGAGCGAAGCATCGTGGTGTTGTGCTATTCCCAAACTAACACGTACTAAACAGGATGAGATCTTATGTCGTCTGTCTCCCTCCACTGTTACCCAGGTCATCAGAGTGGGCCTTCCCCACCATTCCCCTGCTATGTACCTGCCTTTTatccccttttggtttttcgagacaggatttctctgtgtaatagccctggctgacctggactcactttatagaccaggcaggccttgaactcacagcctacCTGCCTTTCTTGTTCTTGCCAGTGTCCTTTAGGGCCTGCCTGCTTGAGCATCCTAAGTAACATGCCCATCTTATCTGTTTCAATGTGGAATTAACcgattaattaatttttttgctgGAGATTGAGCCCAGGACCTGTACGTGTTAAGGCAACTGCCATCGCTCCTGAGTCACCCATGGTGCCGAACCGTAAACCAATGGGCGAGCGTTCATATCTGTGCAGGAGTGTTATGCACGCCCCTCCTCATCCTCACAGCCTGCgaagacaggcagagctggaaCTGAGGCTTAGAGAGGTGGCAGCTCCCCAACGTGAGAAGGGCAGCGGCAGGCTGTGTGGGCCAGATATGAGACGTGCTCCGGCGGCTCTGTCTACCCCGCCACGTCTTTGATGTTTATAGAGAAATGCAAAGGCCTTTTCAAGCCTCTCGGAGCCCTTTCTAGAGGTGGCCTTTTGTAAAGGACACTGCTGAAGGATGGCGGTGGGACATTATGTGCCTAAGCTCTTGTGCTTCCGTCCGGTACACACCTGTCTCCACAGTGTCAGGTCCCAAAGAAACCCTGGACAAGTGGCTGACTGG
This window of the Acomys russatus chromosome 17, mAcoRus1.1, whole genome shotgun sequence genome carries:
- the C17H8orf76 gene encoding uncharacterized protein C8orf76 homolog gives rise to the protein MEAGCWVLGGEFEDSVFEQRPERRPEPPAPYGAKLCEPQWFYGEAETSDDADILTLKKFRGDLAYRRQEYEKALQEYSSISEQLPSTNFATKRDVQEGQARCLAHLGRHEEALGMAADLESKATNSDHLTTVLYLHLAIFSSLPSLEKMTLCLQKLISLHPLNPWSWCKLAEAHLNPGPDLPALGASPQGQRSVTSSDKAISPSFVHSGTGCLLCFPVTLPESALPTVGASGCTARKAEAAPKTVQNCLAKRRQEVWMEARMKACASLIRARLLLQLTRTQQTSFALEKNLRSQQEIAGKVKEFNFREDTLLLMEAAMGEDIVPEKIKEEIHSEVKCVGPEALAALVVASSKEFEDKWFRKIKDHFQPLENQLHVERQLLA